A single genomic interval of Ovis aries strain OAR_USU_Benz2616 breed Rambouillet chromosome 9, ARS-UI_Ramb_v3.0, whole genome shotgun sequence harbors:
- the OC90 gene encoding otoconin-90 produces MIVLLLLGMLMAPHCGGHPLDTPHLPHELPLGLSENINMTFFNGMFKNVEGVAEIFDCLGSHFTWLQAVFTNFPALLQFVNGMRCVAGLCPRDFEDYGCACRFEMEGLPVDQSDSCCFQHRRCYEEAAEMDCLQDPAKLSTDVNCVSKSISCESRDTCEHLLCTCDKAAIECLARSSINSSLNLLDTSFCLVQPPETTSKEELLTVLPRVVPVEPTDSSLMAISGEVASETRDDQLITLSRTKPGGDQEGVEDSGTTPSPGSAEIVATVNGVTVVPAGIKSLGLAVSSIKSGPEETSRKACDRLTVLHPGSRDHTRVRSQLGEMLFCMTSQCPEDFESYGCYCGQEGQGEPRDALDRCCLSHHCCLEQVRRLGCLLERLPQSPVLCVDGTPQCVGWNLCAKLLCACDQSAAECMASAFYNQSLQLAGSRECLGDRPNCEGSGPVASAPASSSEEDSEESLPFTEGLRRTRRFLGKPLGLVGTRPPYGPR; encoded by the exons ATGATTGTGCTTCTCCTCCTAGGAATGCTGATGGCCCCACACTGCG GGGGCCACCCTCTTGACACCCCACACCTTCCACATGAGCTGCCTCTGGGACTCTCAGAAAATATCA ATATGACTTTCTTCAATGGGATGTTTAAAAATGTGGAAGGTGTGGCCGAAATTTTTG actGCCTGGGCTCCCACTTCACCTGGCTGCAGGCCGTCTTCACCAACTTCCCTGCGCTGCTCCAGTTCGTGAATGGTATGAGGTGCGTGGCTGGGCTCTGCCCCCGGGACTTCGAGGACTACGGCTGTGCCTGCAGGTTTGAGATGGAAGGGCTGCCTGTGGACCAGTCTGACAG CTGCTGCTTCCAGCATCGCAGGTGCTACGAGGAGGCCGCTGAGATGGACTGTCTGCAAGACCCTGCCAAGCTTAGCACAGATGTCAACTGCGTCAGCAAGAGTATCTCGTGTG AATCCAGGGACACCtgtgagcacctgctgtgtaccTGCGATAAGGCTGCCATAGAGTGCTTGGCTCGGTCCAGTATCAACTCTTCCCTGAACCTTCTGGACACGTCCTTCTGTCTGGTTCAGCCTCCAG AGACAACCAGCAAGGAGGAGCTGCTGACAGTCCTGCCCAGAG TGGTTCCTGTCGAGCCCACGGACTCCAGCCTCATGGCCATCTCGGGAGAAG TGGCATCTGAGACCAGAGATGACCAGCTGATCACGCTCTCCAGGACAA AACCAGGTGGAGACCAGGAAGGCGTGGAGGACTCTGGGACCACACCTTCTCCAG GGTCTGCAGAAATTGTTGCCACAGTGAACGGTGTAACCGTTGTCCCCGCTGGCATTAAATCTTTGGGGTTGGCTGTATCATCCATCAAAAGCGGTCCAGAGGAGACATCTAGGAAAG CCTGTGACAGGCTCACTGTCCTGCATCCGGGAAGCAGGGACCACACACGGGTGAGGTCACAGCTTGGAGAGATGCTCTTCTGTATGACATCCCAATGCCCCGAGGACTTTGAATCTTATGGCTgttactgtgggcaggaaggaCAAGGCGAGCCGAGAGACGCCCTGGACAG GTGCTGTCTGTCCCATCACTGCTGCCTGGAGCAGGTGAGAAGACTGGGCTGTCTGCTCGAGAGGCTTCCTCAGTCGCCGGTGCTGTGTGTGGACGGTACCCCGCAGT GTGTGGGGTGGAACCTGTGTGCGAAGCTGCTCTGCGCCTGTGACCAGTCAGCGGCTGAGTGCATGGCCTCTGCCTTCTACAACCAAAGCCTCCAGTTGGCAGGCAGTCGAGAGTGCCTGGGCGACCGGCCAAATTGTGAGGGCAGCGGGCCTGTGGCTTCCGCCCCGGCCTCCAGCTCCGAGGAGGACAGCGAGGAGTCCTTACCCTTCACAGAGGGCCTGAGAAGAACCAGAAGGTTCCTGGGGAAGCCGCTGGGTCTCGTGGGGACCAGGCCACCGTACGGCCCGAGATAG